TTGTTGTGAAAGGGACCTTTGTAAGTAGAGCCGTCTGGGAAGGTATACGTTCCCGTGCCGTGGTACATGTTGTTTTTGAATTCTCCTTCATAGAGTGCACCAGAGGGATGCTGCATGGCCCCTCGGCCATTCATCTGCTTGACAGGGAACAAGCATTTATGACTAACCACACAGCAAATCCAACCATACAGTCTTCAGTAACAGACATCAGGAGTATTAAATACACACTTGGTCTTCCATCCACTCTCCAGTATATATGATGCCACCCGCTGACGTGTGTTTACCGGTAccactcctcttcatcacccctGAGGCAGACCTGCTGCACTCTCCCTCTGTCGAGAACAGAGGGGAAGTTGACTCAGTTCTGTGATGTAAAATTGTATTGCTGTACATTTGGTTATTACTTACCATATCTGTCCCCATTTGGGAAAATGTAGGACACATTTATTGGCCCTTCCCCTATCAACAAATACTCACATTTACCACCTCATCTGTCAGATGAATAAGCAATATTTGCATATCATGAAAACGTGAATATTTAGCATACCTTGAATTCTTAAATGATCCTTTTCCTCATAGtctgaaaatgaaaatgataCAGCGTTATACAGCAGATAGAAAAGACAGAAGGTGttgtcagttgtgtgtgtgcgcttggtGTTAAGTCACGATCACACCCCACCAGACATCTTCCCCCTGCTGGCAGATGGTTGTCAGAACCGACAGGACACGAGCGGCCACTTTGTGGGCCGTGAAAAGAGAAAACACgattaaaaaaagtttaaaacaacACAAGCAAACATCGTGCTGTAATTGTTCACTGAATCACCCTCAAAAAGCGAAGAAGTAACTACGTCAATAGCTCAACGTGCAGCAGGCAACATGACGCAAACTGCAGTTGCCATGGTGACAAGATCTGGCGCAGACCCAAACTaacctaaaaaacaaaaaggtaaatTACTTTTTTCATACACATATAGTTTACCAGAATATATCACCATATAAAGTCCAACAACCTACAGAcgcttaaaataatatatatatagaaaatacaCCGAGCATAACAAATGTCATAATCCTAAAAACGTTACCGAACACCGGAACAGGAACTTTGAACCCTGAGTTTCGACCAATGAAAGATACGCAGGCTACCGGTGTTCAGAAGTGCTGCTTCAGGTTTGTCCATACTTATCCAAGTTACGCGCTGTGTTTCAAGTGATGTTCTACTTTTTCCTCTTGTGATATCTTCCCAAACGTGTGCGGTTTTCGTGGGGATTCAAACCTCTCGGCTTGGTTTGTAAGGAAGCTTCTCTCTGTTAGCTAACTCCACAGTGAGGAGGGAGCCTGCTAGCTGTTTAGCTCGCTTGTTAGCGTGACACACTTTACCGGTGTGCCGACACGACGCCACGTTTATAACTTACACCGGCGAACACATCGTGTGACTCGCTCACACAACACAGTGCGAGTCGGCCGGGCTCTGGGTTTAATAGCCATCGTCCTGGTTGGGTTGTTAGTCCGCATGCCCCGTTTGATTGCATAATTGTAGCCACCAGCGCTGTGCGAGTATGTGTCATTGTAAGTATGTGTCATTGTGAGCGTGTGTCATTGTGTCATTGTAAGTATGTGTCATTGTGAGCGTGTGTCATTGTGTCATTGTAAGTATGTGtcattgcgtgtgtgtgtgtgtgtgtctcattgtgaGTGTCAGCCACCATCTCATTGCTCACAGTTGAAATGAAGTGCTCCAACGAGCCGCCCCACAGCGACGTGCGCACTGCTCTGCGGTGGATGTCCAGCAGCTGCCCGCCCGCCTAGTTTCGCTCTCTGGTCTCTCCAGGATTCTTGTACATTCCCAGGTCTGAGAAGGTTTTATTTAAAACTGTGCATTTGATGTCTCTCCCCACAGATTAATTGCTGCTATGATAAAGGGATACTAATTGGAGGTGAGTATGCTGTGGAATCacagctttgtttttttggtttttgtttTAAGCAATCCATGATGTTTTGGTGGTGATACTTACAAATACAATGTCTGTGAGACCAGTgatgtatgtttattttttaaacagggaAATGAGTACAAGGAGAAGAGGCGGAAAGCCAaacagaggaggggggagggcaaACAAGCCAAGAGGTAGTGGAGGTAGTGGAGGTAGTGGAGGTAGTGGacgtggtggcggcggcggcggcggcggcggtggtggcggcggcggtggtggtggaaGTAAGAAAGGCGGACTTGGTTCCTGGGATGACGGTGATGATTTCAGCCTTGAATTTGGACCCCCTCGTCCTAgcaggtatttatttattgtgacgGAATTAAATACACAATTTGAAGTTCCTCAGCGTTCCAATTTCCTGCTAATTTCCTCTTATCCCCTCATCTcgcctgctctcctctctctttgtttACCGGGCTTTGCCTCCAGACCTGCGAAAGGACGAGGTAGCAGCGGTCGTCGTGgtggtcgtggtggtggtggcggcggcgccGGCGGAGGCGGTGGTAGAGGCGGCAGGGATGCAGGTCGAGGAAGGGGAGTCAGAGATCGAGACAGGGGCGGCGGAGGCGGCAATGGGAAAAGCGGCGGCAGCAGTGGCATGGCTCTCCCAAGGTCCTTGGCGAGGACACGACCAAGCCCAGTGACCACTGAAAGCACCAAGCCGGAGATGAGCACCATGCCCTTGCAGAGGCTCTTCATGACTAGTGAGAACCAAGAGCAACTCAAGGAGCTTCTGCGGAATCTGCAGACACAGGGATTTGATGAGCCATATGAGTAAGTACTTTCTACGAAATATACACCATATGTCACTTTATCTGTGATAAAGAAACTAGTTATTCCATTGCACGTTGACATGAACTTCATATCAATATTATCCTCTGTGCCTCAGTGAATCCGGTTCAGACTATTCGGGGGAAGAAGAGGACGAGATAGAATATGATGAGTTGGACCACCGCGACGAAGGCCAGTTTTGGGTCACTAATGATGAGCCTGTGGAGACGGCAGAGAGTCCAGCATATGAGACGGAGTCTGATGATGAACGGCCCACCCCTGAACCTGTCATCTCCTTATTTGCCATAGGAAAACTCTGCAGGTGCTTTGTTTATTGTAGTGTGGGAAATTATCCTCCATTTCCTCTCCAGATTATGTTTCTTTTTCTGCAGTGCTGTCGGGAACCTACAACACGTGGGTTGGTGAATGTTTCCCTTGTCTTCTAACCCTTTATTTTCTCATCTTGACGTGGTATAGGTATGGGTTTGACAGAGAGCGCAGCAAAAAAGCATTGGAGTCTGGCGGAGGGGAATTTGGGGCCACTTTGGAACAGCTTCTCTGCCAGATATTCAGTGAGCGCTACGGCCAGAAAGCAATTTCCCCTGATGGCCTTGAAGCATTGCCCATGGATGAGTGTCTGACCCAGAGGCAGGAGGAAGCGCTGGCTCTAGCTGCCATCTATGGCGAGCGCTTTAGTGAGCGCATTGCCAATACAGTCTGGACAGTAACCATGGACCTCTCGTTCCTCTCAGACATTCCTGCCAAGAATGGTCGGCAAGTCGGTAGTCGAGGGGGAGCCGTTAGCATCCGAGACGTCTGTCGATTCTTCTTGAAAGGGCAAGGCTGCCGGTTTGGGGACAAGTGCAAGTTTAAGCACCAGTTCCCCACTAAAGGGAGATCTGGGGCTAGCTCCCCGGACCTGGATGGACCGAGCCAGCCCGGCTTCAGCAGCTACTCTCCTCCCGAGTATGAGCTCGAGGTCCGATTTCCCAAAGGGAACCGTTACCCATTCCAGGCGCCAGTAGTTGCCTTCAGCACCACCGACGAGTCTTTCAAAGCTCCAGGGAGGCTCAGCGTGACCGAAAGATTGTTCGGAGAAGCGTTGGCCGCCGCGAAGAGCAACGAGCCTGTCGTTTACACTCTGATCACCATATGTGAGGATGAAGTGGCCATGAAGAAACTGCTGGCCGTCGGTCATCACAAATACAGCACGCCGCCGCCTGTTGTGGTGCCGCCGCCACCACCGACACTTCCTGTGGCACAGATTAAGATTGCGAGGAGCAATGCTTCTGAAGAAAGCAGGAGTAGTACTACCAATAATGGTAATCATACAAGCTACAGAAGGACTGCTCCACCTGCCAACCGGAGACTAATAGATCGTGAGTCAACAAGattaatatctttttttaaattatttgacaTCTCTATTTTCACCAAAATGAGGTCAACACTGAGTTAAAATCCCACCTCTGTCTTTAAAGTGAAAGTGACCGGAGAGGCAGAGGAGCTGGATGAGAGGGGTGAGGATGACGAGGATGTTCCAGTCGAAAGTGAGAGTTATGTCAACCTGAGGAAAAAGCTGGGGAATAAGCACAACCCGAGGATCGACAACCTGCTCAAAGACAATGTCAAGCTGTGCCGCGAGTTCAAGATGAAGAAGGTGAAAGAAGGCTGATCTTTACGTTATGTGTAATAATGAACACCTTCTCCAACACGATGTTTAATGGACTGCTGCTCTTTCACCCTTCTGTTCACCCAGTCATCCGCGCGTTTCAGGTCCATgttggagcagaggaggaagctGCCGGCTTGGAATGAAAAGGAAAACATCCTCgatctgttggaccagtgccaGGTGCTGGTTGTCAGCGGCATGACCGGGTGGGCTCTTCGTTAAGATCTAAATGGGTGAAACGCTATTTCTGCAAATGTGATTTGGGTACACACAAGGGTGGAGTGGAACATTTGAAttagttgattttttttttttacgagactTGACTCAGTACTTTCCTACTATGTGATTATCAAATGAGTGAATCCACACGTTATCCACCATTGATCCAGGTGAATATGTAGTTTTTGTACAACACAGGGTTGCACAACGAATTGCAGTTATAGTCCCTTCATGCTGCtcagaaaaaacaaataaaacaaaacgagAATAAATGAATTTTTAATATGACATGTCATTCTATCTCGAGCAAATCTGGGAGGTATATAGATTCATGCCTCTCTGTAATTGATAGGATTCTGGTTAATGTTTGGTTTCTGTTGCGTCTTTGCAGGTGTGGTAAGACCACTCAGATTCCTCAGTTCATCCTGGACAACTCATTGGGTGGACCAGCGGACCAGGTGGTCAACATCATCTGTACTCAGCCACGGCGCATTTCCGCAATCTCTGTGGCCCAGAGAGTGGCTCAGGAGCGTGCAGAGACCCTCGGCAACTCCGTGGGCTACCAGATCCGCCTGGAGAGTGTTCGGGTACGGGCAAATCTGACACGTACAAGTGTGTAGTGTGCATGACTGGTAGCCATCGGCATTGGTCACTGATCTAATTATACGTAGCCAAGCGTCTGTTCTAAAATAATGACTTCTACCTCTCATGATGTCTTCTGTCAGACGTCTGCCACCAGACTGCTGTACTGCACCACAGGCGTGTTGCTGAGGAGACTGGAGAGCGAGGCCGACCTCAAAGGCATCACACACGTCATCGTGGATGAGGTGCACGAGCGAACGGAAGAGAGGTGAGATTACACGGACCACTCCCAGATGGTACAGAAAATGTGCGTTCGATTTAGAATTCAAGACGCTTTCTTGGTAAAAGTGTGACGGAGACAATATTGCCAAAGGTCAAATCAAGAAAATAGCAGGATATCAATCAAACACTTGATCTCATTGCACTTTGAGCTGTCACCAAATAGCCACGGTCATTGAGTCAATCTCCGACATTTCCTCCTCAAACGGGAACATGTTTACTTCTTTGAAAAAGCCTTCACCCTCGGTCTCcatttcctcttctctcagTGACTTCCTCCTGTTGGTGTTAAAAGACCTGATATTGCAGAGGCCGGACATGAAGATCATTCTGATGAGTGCCACGCTCAATGCCAAACTCTTCTCTGAGTATTATTACAACTGTCCAACTGTCCACATACCAGGTAATTAGACATATTAACTCAGACATCTCATTCAATAGACGGTTTACTTTCCTACTAAGTGAattcctctcgtttcaggttgTACTTTTCCCGTGGACCAGTTTTTTCTTGAAGATGCCATCGCTAAAACTCGGTAAGTACTGCAGTCCAACACATGTTTCAAACAAATGTGTCTTaataaatgtgtacggatgtAGTGAATGCTTTCTCAGTCTCAATACTaaattctgttttatttgttttcccaGCTACGTCATCGAGGATGGCAGCCCTTATATGCGCTCGGGGAAACAGAATTCCTCTTCCACGGGCAGACGAGGAAACAAAGGAGATCAGAGGGACACGGTGGACGACTTGGGTGATGACATGTGGAATTACATGTCTTTCTGTCAGAAGGACTCTGTCAAAGACTCCATTCCAGACCAGCAGCTCACCCTGCAGGAACTCACCGTCCGATTCAAAGGTCGGTTTTCTGGGCTCTTATACTGTACCGCCTTGGGTTTATCCAAATAATCTGTTGCTGCATGAATGTTAAAGAGTTTTTTCTGTTTCTGCAGACACTAAGAAGTCTGTGCTGAAGACTATAGCTGCGATGGACCTGGACAAGATCAACATGGACCTTGTGGAGAGTCTGCTGGAGTGGATTGTAGATGGAAATCATGACTACCCTCAAGGTGAGAATCTCCCATGAACCATCGAAGTAGTCGAGATGAATTTAAAGGCTGGACGTCTCAGAGTGAACTTTTTGTTCCTGTATGCAGGTGCGGTGCTCGTGTTTTTGCCGGGCCTGGCTGAGATCAAGATGCTCTATGAGCAGCTCATGTCCAACAGAATGTTCAACAACCGGGGCGTAAGCAGGTCTGTGTGTAAAGTCGTGAACTTTCGGCAActttaattgttgttgttgtcggtgTTCATGAGCGTATAGAATGACGGCTCTCGGGTAGTTTCTTTTCTTGACTCGTTTTAAAACCCATGTCCTTGACTACATGATTTAAAATTATGGCAGCAAGAGTACAATGTCGTTACACAGTGACAGAGGCATTCTCTTCTATAACTTTAAAACAATTGTATCTCTAAAAATGGACAcatttgttgttttaattattttactaAATATCCTGTGTGGTATTGGTATGAAACTGTTATTATCAAATGGTCGATAGTGTAAACATTCTAAACTAATGTGGACGTACTTCCCCATCGTTAGGTGTAAGGTGTACCCACTCCATTCAAGCTTGTccaatgaggagcagcaggcagTTTTCAGCCGCCCCCCGGAAGGCGTCACCAAGATCATCATCTCCACCAACATCGCAGAGACCTCGGTAACCATTGACGACGTTGTATATGTCATCGACTCCGGCAAGATGAAGGAGAAAAGGTAACCTCAAGTTGATTGTTGggataaactatatatatatatattgtataaattAGCATTTTCGAGAATAAACATTCTGAATTGTACCATCTTTTTGTTGTCCCACACACAATTCCAATCGCACAGTCGTATTTTAATCTGCATGTAATTGATGCAACGTTGAACTGaacatttattcttttattcatattttcaggTACGATGCCACTAAAAGCATGGAGAGCCTGGAGGACACGTGGGTTTCTCGGGCCAACGCTCTGCAGAGGCGGGGCCGAGCCGGTCGCGTGGCCTCGGGGATCTGCTTCCACCTCTTCACCAGCCACTGCTTCGAGCACCAGCTGACTGAGCAGCAGCTGCCCGAGATCCAGAGAGTTCCCCTAGAGCAGCTTTGCCTCCGGTAGATCCATCTCATTCTTTTGTCTCTGTGAATGCAAACAATAGAGCTTTACGTATGACATGGCTACGAGGGAAATGGTCCAGACCTTATCTGTAGCACACTTATCAAATTCAAAGATATGCAATACAATATCTGATGCCAGTATTCACCATTTCCCTCCCTGTCTAACAGAATCAAGATCCTGGACGTGTTTGCTGATCGGATGCTGGAGTCGGTCTTCACTCGGCTCATCGAGCCGCCCACGATGGAAAGCTTAGATGCAGCCAAGCAGCGCCTGCAGGACCTCGGCGCTCTAACTGCAGATGAGAAACTGACCCCGCTGGGCTACCACCTGGCCTGCCTGCCCGTCGACGTGCGCATCGGGAAACTCATGCTGTTCGGTGCCATCTTCCGCTGTCTCGACCCGGCGCTCACCATCGCAGCCAGTCTGGCCTTCAAATCGCCATTTGTAAGAGACCCTATGTGTCACTCCGTGGCATCACAAAGCTGATTTAGCTCCTTGATCTATTTTtatggtgttttttattttattttatttgattacaTATAACCACataatgatgattattattaatcgCACAAAAAGGTATTGTCTTCTACAGAAATACTTTCTATATTTGACCCTCTGTGTGTTTTCCAGGTGTCTCCATGGGATAAGCGGGAAGAAGCCAATGAGAAGAAACTGGCCTTCGCCTTGGCCAGTAGTGACCATCTGGCTTTGTTACAGGCGTACAAGGTAACGACTGGACCGACTGAAACGCAGTTTTTAAATGTAGAGATGTTGATGTTGCGTTCCAGATGGTAGATGTGATGGCTTATCGCTCTCTTGCAGGGATGGTGCTGTGCGGCAAAGAATGGCAACCAGGCTGGCTTCCGCTACTGCAGGGAGAACTTCCTGTCTGGGCGAGTCTTACAGGTGAGGCCGTGCTGTCTGAGGCAGCCTGCTTTAATGTCTTCAACAATTGTgctgtcatacatgtcatacatgtcatacatgtcatacatctGTTGTGGCCGGTGCAGGAGATCGCCAGTCTGAAGAGGCAGTTTGCCGAACTGCTGTCTGACATTGGATTCATCAAGGAGGGACTGAGGGCCAGAGTTATAGAGCGCAAGTGCTCTAAAGGCACCGATGGTGTTCTAGAGGCCACCGGCCccgaggtaacacacacacacacacacacaccgagcattGTAGTGCTGAACAATGTCAGCTTAGTCTTAAAGAGAATCTGCTGATGATGCTGAATGTCATTCCTTTTCAGGCGAACTTGAACTCTGACAACATCCGGCTGATGTCCGCCATGCTTTGTGCTGCCCTGTATCCCAACGTGGTCCaggtgattattatttattgttcatctgaattAGAAGCTAAAGCCAGTGTAATAAGTATAAAACTGTCGCCATGCCTCGACTTGCCGTGACACTCCCGCGTGTGATCTTTTTTGGTTCTAGGTACGAGCCCCTCAGGGGAATTACAAGATGACGAGCAAAGGGGCGATGAAGATGCCGCCCAAAGCCAGCGAGCTCCGTTTCATGACCAAGGATGATGGCTGCGTCCACGTGCACCCGTCGTCTGTCAACTACACGGTgagagaagaaataaaaagccGTGGCCTTGTATCCAACAGCGATTTCGAGATACACGCCCCTTGAGACTCGTCTTTGTGCTCCAGGTTCGCCACTACAGCAGCCCCTACCTGGTTTACCACGAGAAGGTGAAGACGAGCCGCATCTTCATCAGGGACTGCAGCATGGTGTCCGTCTACCCGCTGGTGCTGTTTGGAGGCGGACAGGTCAACATGGAGCTGCACAAGGGAGAGTTCATCATCTCCCTCGACGACGGATGGATCCGATTTGCCGCCGATTCTCATCAGGTCAGACATCGTAGATAACCGAGACGCGATGGTTTAGAATCGCGTGCACAAAGCCGTTTGGGATCTCTTTGCGCTCATCCCCAAACATGTCAATGTTTTAGTTTTACGCAGCTCCGCAAACTTTGTTCACCGTCCGGTGTTGCAGAAGCTTAAATCATGTCTGCTCGCAAGTCTTACTCCACCTGTGCCTCGTCTACGCTGCCGCTGGACTCCCACAACtcctagtggagaaaacataataataagcTCTTTTTGGATGGTTAATAAAACATAATGAAGTACCCTTTTGGATGCCCCTatggttaataaaacatgaagtgCCCCCTTCCAGTAAAGAAAATGAGATGCTGTGCCCTTTTTAAATGGAGTAAATGTGATGCAGGGCAGTATAGTCTGCACTCCATGCTAAAAGATGTTCAGATATTGGTGCTAAATAGGTGTGCTTGTTCTCCAGGTGGCTGAGCTGGTGATGGAGCTGCGCTGGGAGTTGGACCAGCTGCTGGAAGATAAAATCCGGAACCCGAGCATGGACCTGTGCAGCTGCCCACGTGGCTCCCGCATCATCCACATGATAGTCCAACTCGTCTCCACCCAGTAACTCTGCTACTTAATGGCCCCTTTCAACCGTTTGTGTCATCCTCAAGGGCTTCAAGGCATCGAGCTCTGCAGTAAAAATGTCTGTCTGCTCCTGCATCACTGCCACAGTTTTGATAAGATAATCCGGATCGTCGGGGTCCACTACCCTGAAACTGGTTAAAATGTGTCTAGTTCCATCACAGACCGATGGGCAGAGCAGACACTGTTGAAGTACTGCGGCCACTACAACTAATCTGTTTCTGCTCTCGAGGCTTTTAAACCACATTTTGCCTTCAAAGACCAAACTATGGCTCTATGCAGGTGATCCATAAACCTCCATCATTGTTCTTGCTGGGATAAAACACTTCTtaagtcttattttgaagttcaAATGCAACAGAACATGTTTATTGATGCCATACTACAATTGTAGTTTTAGTAAATTGGCACACATTTCGTATTTTATGTGACTGTCATGTCGTTTATAgtgcatttttattttgggtTGTGTGTCTTGCTCACAACTGAGAAGTTTCTTGGGTCCATATTGGATTTGTTATACTGACAGCGGCTGCATACTTgtgaatatttatttgtattgcatgATTGAGAGATCCAAGAGCTTCTTCTGCATGGTATTGGCCTGTTtttacattcattgaatgtatttaaatgttagTGAAGTCAAAACTACACTTTCACATTGTGAATGCAAGGGCTTTT
This is a stretch of genomic DNA from Pseudoliparis swirei isolate HS2019 ecotype Mariana Trench chromosome 10, NWPU_hadal_v1, whole genome shotgun sequence. It encodes these proteins:
- the morn2 gene encoding MORN repeat-containing protein 2, which produces MSDYEEKDHLRIQGEGPINVSYIFPNGDRYEGECSRSASGVMKRSGTGKHTSAGGIIYTGEWMEDQMNGRGAMQHPSGALYEGEFKNNMYHGTGTYTFPDGSTYKGPFHNNRLEGDGAFTDTQGLVWMGEFLGKAALGLKMQHTYAKQA
- the dhx57 gene encoding putative ATP-dependent RNA helicase DHX57 — translated: MALPRSLARTRPSPVTTESTKPEMSTMPLQRLFMTSENQEQLKELLRNLQTQGFDEPYDESGSDYSGEEEDEIEYDELDHRDEGQFWVTNDEPVETAESPAYETESDDERPTPEPVISLFAIGKLCRYGFDRERSKKALESGGGEFGATLEQLLCQIFSERYGQKAISPDGLEALPMDECLTQRQEEALALAAIYGERFSERIANTVWTVTMDLSFLSDIPAKNGRQVGSRGGAVSIRDVCRFFLKGQGCRFGDKCKFKHQFPTKGRSGASSPDLDGPSQPGFSSYSPPEYELEVRFPKGNRYPFQAPVVAFSTTDESFKAPGRLSVTERLFGEALAAAKSNEPVVYTLITICEDEVAMKKLLAVGHHKYSTPPPVVVPPPPPTLPVAQIKIARSNASEESRSSTTNNGNHTSYRRTAPPANRRLIDLKVTGEAEELDERGEDDEDVPVESESYVNLRKKLGNKHNPRIDNLLKDNVKLCREFKMKKSSARFRSMLEQRRKLPAWNEKENILDLLDQCQVLVVSGMTGCGKTTQIPQFILDNSLGGPADQVVNIICTQPRRISAISVAQRVAQERAETLGNSVGYQIRLESVRTSATRLLYCTTGVLLRRLESEADLKGITHVIVDEVHERTEESDFLLLVLKDLILQRPDMKIILMSATLNAKLFSEYYYNCPTVHIPGCTFPVDQFFLEDAIAKTRYVIEDGSPYMRSGKQNSSSTGRRGNKGDQRDTVDDLGDDMWNYMSFCQKDSVKDSIPDQQLTLQELTVRFKDTKKSVLKTIAAMDLDKINMDLVESLLEWIVDGNHDYPQGAVLVFLPGLAEIKMLYEQLMSNRMFNNRGVSRCKVYPLHSSLSNEEQQAVFSRPPEGVTKIIISTNIAETSVTIDDVVYVIDSGKMKEKRYDATKSMESLEDTWVSRANALQRRGRAGRVASGICFHLFTSHCFEHQLTEQQLPEIQRVPLEQLCLRIKILDVFADRMLESVFTRLIEPPTMESLDAAKQRLQDLGALTADEKLTPLGYHLACLPVDVRIGKLMLFGAIFRCLDPALTIAASLAFKSPFVSPWDKREEANEKKLAFALASSDHLALLQAYKGWCCAAKNGNQAGFRYCRENFLSGRVLQEIASLKRQFAELLSDIGFIKEGLRARVIERKCSKGTDGVLEATGPEANLNSDNIRLMSAMLCAALYPNVVQVRAPQGNYKMTSKGAMKMPPKASELRFMTKDDGCVHVHPSSVNYTVRHYSSPYLVYHEKVKTSRIFIRDCSMVSVYPLVLFGGGQVNMELHKGEFIISLDDGWIRFAADSHQVAELVMELRWELDQLLEDKIRNPSMDLCSCPRGSRIIHMIVQLVSTQ